In a single window of the Nodularia sp. LEGE 06071 genome:
- a CDS encoding cell division protein FtsQ/DivIB has protein sequence MAGIVSVSQRALAQRRQKIRRQRQMKIIQAIWRTLAISGLAGGLLWVALQPIWVLNDPKQIVIKSGNQLLSEATIQSLLVISYPQSLWRIEPNAIAKSLKQQPTIAQATVNRRLFPPGLNIEIQERVPVAIAQIPKKQSPAGLLDASGVLIPLEKYKLVNPNIKLPSLKVVGTPEKYGSHWSQLYRSLSQSPVKIREIDWQDPTNLILKTELGNVHLGAFSPQITEQIKVLAQMRYLSAKMDFSQINYIDLTNPASPLVHLNQTNQKLNS, from the coding sequence ATGGCTGGCATAGTATCAGTTTCCCAAAGGGCTTTAGCCCAGCGCCGTCAAAAAATCCGACGGCAGAGGCAGATGAAAATTATTCAGGCTATTTGGCGAACTCTTGCCATTAGTGGTCTAGCTGGTGGTTTGCTGTGGGTGGCACTGCAACCGATATGGGTACTAAATGATCCCAAGCAAATTGTGATCAAATCAGGCAATCAATTACTATCGGAAGCGACGATTCAGTCATTACTGGTGATCTCCTATCCTCAGTCTTTATGGCGGATTGAACCGAATGCGATCGCCAAATCTTTGAAGCAACAACCGACTATTGCACAAGCAACGGTCAATCGCCGCCTTTTTCCTCCGGGATTAAACATCGAAATCCAAGAAAGAGTACCCGTAGCAATAGCTCAGATTCCAAAAAAACAGTCGCCTGCGGGCTTATTAGATGCTAGTGGGGTTTTGATTCCCTTAGAAAAATACAAATTAGTCAATCCCAACATCAAACTTCCCAGTCTCAAAGTTGTGGGAACACCAGAAAAATATGGCTCCCATTGGAGTCAACTTTATCGATCATTAAGTCAAAGTCCCGTAAAAATCAGAGAAATTGATTGGCAAGATCCCACAAATCTAATTTTGAAAACCGAACTAGGAAATGTACATCTTGGTGCTTTTAGTCCTCAGATAACCGAACAAATCAAAGTCCTCGCGCAAATGCGATATTTATCTGCAAAAATGGATTTTAGTCAAATAAACTACATTGATTTGACAAATCCAGCATCTCCCTTAGTACATTTGAACCAAACAAACCAAAAACTTAACTCCTAA
- a CDS encoding photosystem II manganese-stabilizing polypeptide, translated as MRYRALIVAFLAVCLGLLTACSDAPTASNSRDVLTYEQIRGTGLANKCPQLTETSRGSIPIESSQSYVIKELCLEPTNYFVKEEPANKRQIAEFVPGKLLTRYTSTIDQVQGDLKVNPDNSLTFLESDGLDFQAITVKLPGGESVPFLFTIKDLVAQTQAGLTSINTSTDFEGTFKVPSYRGASFLDPKGRGVVSGYDNAVALPAQADDEELTRANVKSVEPLNGTISLQIAKVDSLSGEIAGTFESEQPSDTDLGAGEPKEVKIRGLFYARVEPNRA; from the coding sequence ATGAGGTATCGCGCTTTAATTGTTGCATTCTTGGCTGTATGCCTGGGGCTATTAACTGCTTGCAGTGATGCTCCCACTGCTTCCAATAGTAGGGATGTACTTACTTACGAACAGATTAGAGGCACTGGCTTGGCAAACAAATGCCCCCAACTGACAGAAACCAGCCGTGGTTCCATTCCCATTGAATCAAGCCAGTCTTATGTCATCAAAGAACTCTGTTTAGAACCAACCAATTACTTTGTCAAAGAAGAACCTGCTAATAAACGCCAAATAGCAGAATTTGTGCCTGGTAAATTGTTGACCAGATACACTTCTACCATTGACCAAGTACAAGGCGACTTGAAAGTTAACCCAGATAATAGCTTGACCTTTTTAGAATCTGATGGTCTAGACTTCCAAGCCATCACTGTCAAACTTCCTGGTGGTGAATCAGTACCTTTCCTCTTCACCATCAAAGATTTAGTCGCTCAAACACAAGCTGGTTTGACCAGTATTAACACCTCTACGGACTTTGAAGGTACTTTCAAGGTTCCCTCCTACCGTGGTGCTTCTTTCCTAGATCCTAAAGGTCGTGGTGTCGTCAGTGGCTACGATAATGCTGTGGCTCTTCCTGCCCAAGCTGATGACGAAGAACTCACCCGCGCAAATGTCAAAAGTGTGGAACCTCTTAATGGCACAATTTCTCTGCAAATAGCGAAAGTAGATAGCCTTAGTGGTGAAATCGCTGGTACTTTCGAGAGCGAACAGCCCTCTGATACTGATTTGGGTGCTGGCGAACCGAAAGAAGTCAAGATTCGGGGTCTGTTTTATGCACGAGTTGAACCAAATCGCGCCTAA
- a CDS encoding RNA polymerase sigma factor SigF, whose product MPTTASNELKHEIWQLLREYEQSRSETIRNQLVKLNFGLVRKEAHYWMNQCHENYDDLLQVGYLGLIRAIEKFEISKGHAFSSFAIPYIRGEIQHYLRDKGVTVRIPRRYLALQQQSIAVSRALREQYNRQPTDAELATALAITPNEWQEIKLACVNRSPLSLDVPVLDGEEGTTSLGELVPDPSYRSFQLAQEDQIRLQQALFQLEKCTRDVLEGVFFQDLTQKQVAELLGISVVTVSRRVKKGLGLLKHLMSAKED is encoded by the coding sequence ATGCCTACTACAGCCAGCAACGAACTGAAGCACGAAATTTGGCAGCTATTACGAGAGTACGAGCAATCTCGCTCAGAAACTATTCGCAATCAACTGGTAAAACTAAATTTTGGACTTGTGAGAAAAGAAGCCCACTATTGGATGAATCAATGTCATGAAAATTATGATGATTTACTCCAAGTTGGTTATTTGGGTTTAATTAGGGCCATTGAGAAATTTGAAATATCCAAGGGACACGCCTTCAGCTCCTTTGCTATTCCCTACATTCGGGGTGAAATTCAACACTATCTCCGAGACAAAGGCGTTACCGTCCGAATTCCTCGGCGCTATTTAGCATTACAACAGCAGTCCATAGCCGTCTCACGTGCTTTGCGCGAACAATATAATCGCCAACCTACCGACGCTGAATTAGCAACCGCATTGGCAATTACTCCCAACGAATGGCAAGAAATTAAACTCGCCTGTGTCAATCGCTCTCCTCTGAGCCTAGATGTTCCAGTTTTGGACGGAGAAGAAGGAACTACCAGCCTGGGAGAATTAGTTCCTGATCCCAGTTACCGCAGCTTTCAACTAGCGCAAGAAGATCAAATTCGCTTGCAACAAGCACTGTTCCAGTTAGAAAAATGTACTCGTGACGTGTTAGAGGGTGTATTTTTCCAGGATTTGACCCAAAAACAAGTAGCAGAACTTCTAGGAATTAGTGTCGTTACAGTTTCCCGCAGAGTCAAAAAAGGACTAGGCTTGTTAAAGCACCTGATGAGTGCGAAAGAAGATTAA
- a CDS encoding VWA domain-containing protein — MVLTKITPGQQITPKQQFGLSLVSRLGGGRDVILAIDLTESVGLNNEGRIRLRQIIEDSIKPGDEIYIVPFAKDVVLGEVTPSVNPLANPIKYIHKSPENLAQLLAKIPLTSDKNYYGTDIQRAELTIYQGVAQINHNRLQKNQAIKPQSVVWLTDAPLFTQPGITSEVWIETPADSPLRIADSPESQERQAWINILPIDKRSLSITTPENKPYTLTVVDIAATVQECCTPAPGNQETCLVNLYLRQQLWLPSLTLLLILASLLGGIFKLSRLRQKWQLHIYVEEHEEQICTLKNNQRIAIGEDDANCTDFIDCPGTKVRGYLERKGDKLYLVPNIENIHYNGQQITSNTLISTSKFRLNFPNTPQLDYEIIIQIKK, encoded by the coding sequence GTGGTTTTAACAAAAATTACCCCTGGACAACAAATAACTCCTAAACAACAATTTGGATTAAGTTTAGTTTCTAGGCTAGGTGGTGGTCGAGATGTCATCTTGGCAATTGATTTGACAGAAAGCGTCGGCTTAAATAATGAAGGTCGGATTCGCTTGCGTCAAATAATTGAAGACAGCATTAAACCAGGAGATGAAATTTATATTGTGCCATTTGCTAAAGATGTAGTTTTAGGGGAAGTAACACCTAGTGTCAATCCTTTAGCTAACCCAATTAAATATATTCATAAAAGTCCAGAAAATCTGGCACAACTATTAGCAAAAATCCCCTTAACATCTGATAAAAACTATTATGGTACAGATATTCAGCGCGCCGAATTAACTATTTATCAAGGTGTCGCTCAGATTAATCACAATCGCCTGCAAAAAAATCAAGCAATTAAGCCACAATCTGTTGTTTGGTTAACAGATGCACCTTTATTTACACAACCAGGGATTACTTCAGAAGTATGGATAGAAACTCCTGCTGATAGTCCATTGCGAATTGCTGATTCTCCTGAAAGTCAAGAGCGACAGGCTTGGATAAACATCTTACCTATTGACAAGCGATCGCTCTCCATCACCACCCCGGAAAATAAACCATATACATTAACTGTCGTTGATATTGCTGCCACAGTTCAAGAATGTTGTACACCCGCACCAGGTAATCAAGAAACTTGCTTAGTCAACCTTTATTTAAGGCAGCAACTATGGCTTCCCAGTTTAACTTTACTATTAATACTTGCTAGTTTATTAGGGGGAATATTTAAATTATCTCGATTGCGTCAAAAGTGGCAATTGCACATTTATGTTGAAGAACATGAAGAACAAATATGTACATTAAAAAATAATCAAAGAATTGCCATTGGTGAAGACGATGCAAATTGTACAGATTTTATCGACTGTCCAGGGACAAAAGTTAGAGGCTATCTAGAACGAAAAGGAGATAAACTTTATTTAGTACCTAATATAGAAAATATTCATTATAACGGTCAACAAATTACTTCAAATACCTTAATATCAACTTCTAAATTTAGGCTAAATTTTCCCAATACTCCCCAACTCGATTACGAAATTATCATTCAAATTAAAAAATAG